A part of Rattus norvegicus strain BN/NHsdMcwi chromosome 4, GRCr8, whole genome shotgun sequence genomic DNA contains:
- the Zmat1l1 gene encoding zinc finger matrin-type protein 1-like, with protein MDDSFQHELEDFIRKQKARGLHPNVSFRKMAEDSVPQKRDGVSPGDTQLGLPFWFRNYSRSSPSYKRLTVENQVPYCRQRLESLKDCLKIQPVGPDRKERTRHQEEGGATTQEPGVPKGRLYKGRVRGLCSEDSLSRRKASAEPGGTQKSKYRKENHHNGRDSTKGRHRSHRKKKGPEERDLWDEAILGSRY; from the coding sequence ATGGATGACTCATTTCAGCATGAACTTGAAGACTTCATTAGAAAGCAGAAAGCGAGAGGATTACATCCAAATGTCTCCTTCAGAAAGATGGCAGAGGATTCTGTTCCCCAAAAGAGAGATGGTGTCAGCCCTGGAGATACACAGCTGGGGTTACCATTCTGGTTCAGAAACTACTCCAGATCCTCTCCTTCCTATAAAAGGCTGACTGTGGAAAACCAGGTACCTTACTGCAGACAAAGACTGGAATCTCTAAAGGATTGTCTGAAAATCCAGCCAGTCGGTccagacagaaaggagaggaCAAGGCAccaagaggaaggaggagccaCCACTCAGGAGCCAGGGGTGCCCAAGGGGAGACTCTACAAGGGGAGAGTGAGAGGTCTGTGCAGCGAGGATAGCCTCAGCAGAAGGAAGGCCTCAGCAGAGCCAGGGGGTACACAGAAGTCTAAATACAGAAAGGAGAACCACCATAATGGGAGAGACTCTACCAAAGGCAGACACCGGTCCCACCGAAAGAAGAAGGGGCCAGAGGAGAGGGATTTGTGGGATGAAGCTATCTTGGGCAGTCGCTACTGA